A single genomic interval of Oryza sativa Japonica Group chromosome 7, ASM3414082v1 harbors:
- the LOC4343744 gene encoding cysteine-rich and transmembrane domain-containing protein WIH2, which produces MSYYGQQPPVGVPPQQGYPGKDGYPPPGYPPAGYPPAQGYPPAGYPPQQGYPPPYAQPPPQQQQHSSGPSFMEGCLAALCCCCLLDACF; this is translated from the exons atgaGCTACTACGGCCAGCAACCTCCCGTCGGCGTCCCGCCGCAGCAAG GTTACCCGGGGAAGGACGGCTACCCGCCGCCGGGGTACCCACCGGCCGGCTACCCGCCGGCGCAGGGCTACCCACCGGCTGGGTACCCCCCGCAGCAGGGCTACCCTCCGCCGtacgcgcagccgccgccccagcagcagcagcacagcagCGGCCCTTCCTTCATGGAGGGATG CTTGGCTgccctctgctgctgctgtctcCTGGACGCCTGCTTCTGA